A portion of the Acidisoma sp. PAMC 29798 genome contains these proteins:
- a CDS encoding ABC transporter permease → MRYILRRVGFFIVTLWAAMTVNFFLPRLMPGDPAIAMMARFHGRLSGQALQAMEAAFGVNTKASLLDQYVTYLGNSLTGNFGRSLTFFPEQVSTVVFGALPWTLCLVGVTTVIAFLLGTLIGMMGAWGRGGWFDSILPPVFIVLSAFPYFWIAMVAILVFSVTLGWLPLGFGYTNGSTAAFNWHFLGDVLKHAILPGITIVITSIGGWILTMRNNMIMTMAEDYVRMARAKGLSPARIMFDYAGRNAILPNLSGFGMSLGFVVSGAILVEYVFSYPGVGYMMLQAVLNEDYPLMQTLFLFITVAVLVAVLVVDGVTVLLDPRTRTGS, encoded by the coding sequence ATGCGCTATATTTTGCGGAGGGTGGGTTTCTTCATCGTAACCCTGTGGGCGGCGATGACGGTCAATTTCTTCCTTCCGCGCCTCATGCCCGGGGATCCCGCCATCGCCATGATGGCGCGGTTTCACGGCCGGTTGAGCGGTCAAGCCTTGCAAGCCATGGAGGCTGCCTTCGGGGTGAATACGAAGGCGAGCCTGCTGGACCAATATGTGACGTATCTGGGCAATAGCCTGACCGGCAATTTCGGCCGCTCGCTGACGTTCTTTCCCGAGCAGGTCAGCACAGTCGTCTTCGGCGCGCTGCCCTGGACGCTATGTCTGGTCGGCGTCACGACCGTCATCGCCTTTCTGCTCGGCACGCTGATCGGCATGATGGGCGCTTGGGGGCGCGGCGGCTGGTTCGACAGCATTCTGCCGCCGGTCTTCATCGTGCTATCGGCCTTTCCGTATTTCTGGATCGCGATGGTGGCGATCCTGGTCTTTTCGGTCACGCTCGGCTGGTTGCCACTCGGCTTCGGCTATACCAATGGCAGCACGGCCGCGTTCAACTGGCACTTTCTGGGCGACGTCTTGAAACATGCGATTCTGCCCGGCATCACCATCGTCATCACCTCCATCGGCGGCTGGATTTTGACCATGCGTAACAACATGATCATGACCATGGCCGAAGACTATGTGCGTATGGCGCGCGCCAAGGGCCTGTCGCCCGCCCGCATCATGTTCGATTATGCCGGCCGGAATGCCATCCTGCCCAATCTCAGCGGCTTCGGCATGTCGCTCGGCTTTGTCGTCAGCGGCGCCATTCTCGTGGAATATGTCTTCTCCTATCCCGGCGTCGGCTACATGATGTTGCAAGCGGTGCTCAACGAAGATTATCCCCTCATGCAGACCTTGTTCCTGTTCATCACCGTGGCTGTGCTGGTAGCCGTGCTGGTGGTGGACGGCGTCACCGTGCTGCTCGATCCGCGCACACGGACCGGCTCCTGA
- a CDS encoding ABC transporter permease, with product MSVRVRLQPLRRLGGAILSSRKALAGACLLGLCVIMALVPGLIAPGDPNAEIYQPGLGPSWANLLGTTSYGQDIFAQFVWGARSSLVLAVVAGLISTILSALIGVTAGYLGGIADGFLSLMTDVFLVIPAFPLVVVIAAYSKNGGNAIIIAVLVITGWSFGARQLRAQVLSLRHREFLVAARLRGERSWRIVVSEILPNMTSLLVANFLGASVYAILTAAGLQFIGLGDINTDSWGTMLYWAQNNEALQAGSPLWAIAPGLGIATLGGAFALLNYAFDEISNPVLRPVRRKRVRSGS from the coding sequence ATGTCGGTGAGGGTGCGATTGCAGCCGCTGCGTCGGCTCGGCGGCGCCATCCTGTCGAGCCGCAAGGCGCTGGCGGGGGCTTGCCTTCTCGGCCTTTGCGTCATCATGGCGCTGGTGCCCGGCCTGATCGCGCCGGGCGACCCCAATGCCGAAATCTACCAACCGGGTCTCGGTCCGTCCTGGGCGAACCTGCTCGGCACGACATCCTATGGCCAGGACATCTTTGCTCAATTCGTCTGGGGGGCACGCTCCTCCCTCGTGCTCGCCGTCGTCGCGGGCCTGATTTCGACGATCCTTTCGGCGTTGATCGGCGTCACCGCCGGCTATCTGGGCGGCATCGCGGATGGCTTTTTGTCGCTGATGACGGATGTGTTTCTCGTCATTCCCGCCTTTCCGCTCGTGGTCGTCATCGCCGCCTATTCAAAGAATGGCGGCAACGCCATCATCATCGCAGTTCTGGTCATCACGGGCTGGTCCTTCGGCGCCCGCCAATTGCGCGCACAAGTGCTGTCGCTGCGACACCGGGAATTTCTGGTTGCCGCGCGTTTGCGGGGCGAGCGGAGCTGGCGGATCGTCGTCTCCGAAATCCTGCCGAATATGACGTCCTTGCTGGTCGCGAATTTCCTCGGCGCTTCGGTCTATGCAATTTTGACGGCCGCCGGCTTGCAGTTCATCGGCCTCGGCGACATCAACACCGATAGCTGGGGCACCATGCTGTATTGGGCACAGAACAATGAGGCGTTGCAGGCCGGGTCACCGCTGTGGGCGATCGCGCCGGGTCTTGGCATCGCGACGCTCGGTGGCGCCTTCGCGCTTCTCAACTATGCTTTCGATGAGATCAGCAATCCGGTGCTGCGCCCGGTACGGAGGAAGCGTGTCCGCAGCGGTTCTTGA
- a CDS encoding ABC transporter ATP-binding protein codes for MSAAVLEVTDIQVDYATANGAAKAVDHVDFALARGEFLGIVGESGCGKSTLLFAIAQLLSPPAELVGGRVLFKGEDMVRLTAQQLRAGRWRDYAVVMQSAMNALNPVKTVSAQYEDVMRAHGQSDRRRIRDRSQEVLRLVGIDTVHLKSFPHQLSGGMRQRVMIAMALLLSPELIIMDEPTSALDVVAQRSLMVQIKELQRQLGFAVIFVTHDMSLVGHFSDRLAVMYAGKIVELGPTREIFAAPKHPYTRGLLESFPSIYGPKVLLKGIPGAPPNLAAPPSGCRFHPRCADVMPRCAVTEPDLYDVGASTVRCLLYDA; via the coding sequence GTGTCCGCAGCGGTTCTTGAGGTCACCGATATCCAGGTCGATTACGCGACCGCGAACGGGGCCGCGAAGGCCGTCGATCATGTCGATTTTGCTCTCGCGCGCGGTGAGTTTCTCGGCATCGTCGGTGAATCCGGCTGCGGCAAATCCACCTTGCTCTTCGCCATCGCCCAATTGCTCAGCCCGCCGGCGGAACTTGTCGGCGGACGCGTGCTGTTTAAAGGGGAGGATATGGTGCGTCTCACCGCGCAGCAGCTGCGTGCCGGCCGGTGGCGGGATTATGCGGTCGTTATGCAAAGTGCGATGAACGCGCTCAATCCCGTCAAGACCGTCAGTGCGCAGTATGAGGATGTGATGCGCGCGCATGGTCAATCCGACCGCCGCCGGATTCGCGACCGCTCGCAGGAGGTGCTGCGGCTGGTCGGCATCGACACCGTTCATCTCAAAAGCTTTCCGCACCAGCTTTCGGGCGGTATGCGCCAGCGCGTGATGATCGCCATGGCGCTTCTGCTGTCACCTGAGCTGATCATCATGGATGAGCCGACATCCGCCCTCGATGTCGTGGCGCAACGCTCGCTCATGGTGCAGATCAAGGAGTTGCAGCGGCAACTGGGCTTCGCCGTCATCTTCGTTACGCATGACATGTCCCTCGTCGGCCATTTCTCTGACCGTCTGGCGGTGATGTATGCGGGTAAGATCGTGGAACTCGGCCCGACGCGGGAGATTTTCGCGGCACCGAAGCACCCCTATACGCGCGGCCTGCTGGAATCCTTCCCCTCGATCTACGGCCCGAAGGTGCTGCTGAAGGGCATTCCCGGCGCGCCCCCTAATCTGGCGGCGCCGCCCAGCGGCTGCCGCTTCCATCCGCGCTGCGCGGATGTCATGCCACGCTGCGCAGTGACGGAGCCTGATTTGTATGATGTCGGTGCCAGCACCGTTCGTTGCCTGCTCTACGATGCCTGA
- a CDS encoding ABC transporter ATP-binding protein yields the protein MAPPLLQSRGLARHFRIGGLFGGTLHAVDDLNLTVNEGEIVAVVGESGSGKSTVARLLAMVHHPTKGEILFRGRSLAEIRSRRDLLAYRGQVPMVFQDPFSSLNPVHTIGYALDRGLALHQPSLSRGERVAEAEQALESVGLTPAAQTLAKYPHELSGGQRQRVGFAQALSYHPKLVLADEPVSMLDVSIRIGVLNLMARLCAEDNLSFLYITHDIASARYISHRVLVMYAGMVVESGLTEDVLHRPLHPYTRLLLSAVPDPRAPITIGAGDIGEPPRVVDPGEGCRFRGRCPLAIPLCTWVTPKLNAASPGHEAACHVTVPGAAV from the coding sequence ATGGCACCGCCGCTTCTGCAATCGCGCGGTCTGGCGCGGCATTTTCGTATCGGCGGCTTGTTCGGCGGAACGCTGCATGCCGTGGATGACCTCAATCTGACCGTCAATGAAGGCGAGATTGTCGCGGTGGTGGGGGAGAGCGGCAGCGGCAAAAGCACCGTCGCGCGCCTACTCGCCATGGTCCATCACCCGACGAAGGGCGAGATTCTGTTTCGTGGACGGTCACTCGCCGAGATTCGGTCGCGGCGCGATCTGCTCGCCTATCGCGGCCAGGTACCGATGGTCTTTCAGGATCCGTTCAGCTCCCTCAATCCCGTGCATACCATCGGCTATGCCCTCGATCGCGGTCTCGCCTTGCATCAGCCATCGCTGTCACGCGGCGAGCGTGTGGCGGAAGCGGAGCAGGCGCTGGAATCCGTGGGCCTCACGCCCGCGGCACAGACGCTGGCGAAATACCCCCATGAGTTGAGCGGCGGGCAGCGCCAGCGCGTCGGCTTCGCGCAGGCCTTATCCTATCATCCCAAGCTCGTGCTGGCGGATGAGCCGGTGTCGATGCTGGATGTGTCCATTCGCATCGGTGTGCTCAATCTGATGGCGCGGCTGTGCGCGGAAGACAATTTGTCCTTCCTCTACATCACGCACGACATCGCAAGTGCCCGCTACATCTCCCACCGCGTGCTGGTGATGTATGCTGGCATGGTGGTCGAAAGCGGCCTGACCGAGGATGTTCTGCATCGTCCGCTGCATCCCTATACGCGGCTTCTGCTCTCGGCGGTGCCCGATCCCCGCGCGCCGATCACCATCGGCGCAGGCGATATCGGTGAGCCGCCCCGCGTCGTGGATCCCGGTGAGGGATGTCGGTTTCGCGGGCGCTGCCCCCTCGCTATTCCGCTCTGCACCTGGGTCACGCCGAAACTGAATGCCGCCAGCCCCGGCCACGAGGCCGCCTGCCACGTGACGGTGCCAGGCGCCGCGGTGTGA
- a CDS encoding alpha/beta hydrolase, with protein sequence MKRLSTVIGLVLALSLPATSFAQSSKVYDVGRQRVLYLAPDRPRATIVMLPGGSGDIGLERNGSLRHGDNFVVRTRALWVAKGYAVLIPDAIDEANLRGTRSSPQYARLVADLVRSAQAQSPGPVFLLGTSQGAIAAMNGAAEAATGTIAGVILTESVSRRGGSHETVFDADSQAVRVPVLIIANRDDACPVAPPEDAPKIAAALTQARSVRVLSVSGGVYQSKGSCESLTPHGYDGIETQVIDAIDHWMHAQG encoded by the coding sequence GTGAAACGCCTATCGACCGTCATCGGTCTCGTTCTGGCGCTTTCGCTTCCCGCCACGAGCTTTGCGCAATCCTCCAAAGTCTATGACGTCGGCCGGCAGCGCGTCCTTTACCTGGCTCCGGATCGGCCCCGCGCCACGATCGTGATGCTGCCAGGCGGAAGTGGCGATATCGGCCTGGAGCGGAACGGTTCTCTGCGCCATGGCGACAACTTCGTCGTCCGCACCCGCGCTCTCTGGGTCGCGAAGGGCTATGCCGTGCTGATCCCTGACGCGATTGATGAGGCGAACCTGCGTGGAACGCGAAGTTCGCCTCAATACGCCCGTTTGGTCGCGGATCTCGTCCGCTCCGCCCAAGCCCAGTCGCCTGGCCCGGTGTTCCTGCTCGGCACCAGCCAAGGCGCGATCGCCGCGATGAACGGCGCCGCCGAAGCGGCAACCGGCACGATTGCCGGTGTCATCTTGACAGAATCCGTCAGCCGCCGTGGTGGCAGCCATGAAACCGTCTTCGATGCCGACTCGCAAGCCGTGCGCGTCCCCGTGCTGATCATCGCGAATCGCGACGATGCCTGCCCGGTCGCCCCGCCGGAAGACGCACCAAAGATCGCCGCCGCGCTGACGCAGGCGCGCTCCGTGCGCGTGCTGTCAGTCTCCGGGGGCGTCTATCAATCCAAGGGGTCGTGCGAGTCCCTCACACCGCATGGTTACGATGGCATCGAGACCCAGGTGATCGACGCGATCGACCACTGGATGCACGCCCAAGGCTGA
- a CDS encoding amidase — MTETPLEYLELTEITRRMHAGDLSPVAVTQAMLDRIAKLDGTLRSYVLVLPEEALAKAKQAEEEIARGEIRGPLHGAPIAVKDLCWMDGVPTAAGMPIHGDYRPGEDATVVTRLQDAGAIILGKLQLTESAYADHHPSVKPPLNPWGHDLWPGASSSGSGVATAAGLCYGSLGSDTGGSIRFPSAAQGLTGLKPTWGRVSRYGVFELAATLDHIGPMTRSARDAAAMLGVIAGADPKDPTALQEPVPDYLASIDGGVRAMRIGIDSKWTGSDADAETQRVVAEAAEVLRGLGAIVVEVTFPDIRQAVQDWFPLCAIETAVAHTATFPSRRDEYGPALSGLLDLGRSVTGLDVQRMVLRREDLRGRVNALMTEIDLLLIPAMGFAAPSLAKMATLGTDESLMNSLLGFTSPFDMTGHPTITLPGGFTDAGVPVAFQLVGAHRAEALLCRAGHAFQQVTAYHTRHPHLG, encoded by the coding sequence ATGACCGAAACCCCACTCGAATATCTGGAACTGACGGAAATCACCCGCCGCATGCATGCGGGTGACCTGTCACCGGTCGCGGTCACGCAAGCGATGCTCGACCGCATCGCGAAACTCGACGGCACTCTTCGTAGCTACGTGCTGGTTCTTCCCGAGGAGGCGCTGGCCAAGGCGAAGCAGGCGGAGGAGGAGATCGCGCGCGGTGAGATCCGTGGGCCCCTGCATGGCGCGCCGATCGCCGTGAAGGATCTGTGCTGGATGGATGGCGTGCCCACCGCCGCCGGCATGCCGATCCACGGCGATTATCGCCCCGGTGAGGATGCAACCGTCGTCACCCGCTTGCAGGATGCGGGCGCCATCATCCTGGGCAAGCTTCAGCTCACCGAAAGCGCCTATGCCGATCACCATCCGTCCGTGAAGCCGCCGCTCAATCCTTGGGGGCACGACCTGTGGCCAGGCGCGTCGTCCAGCGGATCGGGCGTCGCGACTGCAGCAGGCCTTTGCTACGGCTCGCTCGGGTCCGATACCGGCGGCTCCATCCGGTTTCCCTCGGCGGCACAGGGTCTCACCGGTCTGAAACCGACCTGGGGACGCGTCAGCCGCTATGGCGTCTTTGAACTCGCGGCCACGCTCGATCATATCGGACCGATGACGCGTAGCGCCCGCGATGCGGCGGCCATGCTGGGCGTCATCGCGGGCGCTGACCCGAAGGACCCGACGGCGCTGCAAGAGCCGGTGCCTGATTATCTCGCGTCCATCGACGGCGGCGTGCGCGCAATGCGGATCGGCATCGACTCCAAATGGACCGGCTCTGACGCCGATGCCGAAACCCAGCGCGTGGTGGCCGAAGCGGCTGAGGTGCTGCGCGGCCTGGGTGCGATCGTGGTGGAGGTCACCTTCCCCGATATCCGCCAGGCAGTGCAGGATTGGTTTCCGCTTTGCGCCATCGAGACGGCGGTCGCGCATACGGCGACCTTCCCGTCACGGCGCGACGAATACGGCCCGGCTCTGTCCGGCTTGCTCGATCTCGGGCGTTCCGTGACGGGCCTGGATGTGCAGAGGATGGTGCTGCGCCGGGAAGATCTGCGCGGCCGGGTCAATGCCTTGATGACCGAGATCGATCTCTTGCTGATCCCGGCGATGGGTTTCGCCGCGCCAAGTCTCGCAAAAATGGCGACGCTCGGTACCGATGAGAGCCTGATGAACAGCCTGCTCGGCTTCACCTCACCCTTCGACATGACAGGCCATCCGACCATCACGCTGCCCGGTGGCTTCACCGATGCCGGAGTACCGGTCGCCTTCCAACTCGTGGGGGCGCATCGCGCCGAAGCGCTGCTGTGCCGTGCCGGCCATGCCTTCCAACAGGTTACCGCCTATCACACGCGCCATCCGCATCTCGGCTGA
- a CDS encoding amino acid permease gives MVDRSTDEILKRDTETLHKFGYAQELSRRMSGFGNFALSFMIIGLFWAVCINIQQGYSTAGMIGITGIWLVGCVIAVATAASLGEISSAIPTAGGLYHWSSALGGRGWGWATAWINLLAYTFAVAGSDVAVYLLFNQMILGWVFHIDTSSWGYWHQVVGVAIILGTQAALNHAGVRMLARIGEFGAYVTLAGAALLVGVMLCNIHPGNIAHLFDYKNYTGDAGGGTAPATHNGILVFGYALLLPLWIITAYDASAHTSEETVDAARSVPRAMISSALLSAGLGLVLLVVLALAMGDPAAIAKQGGNAFATLFNNAPAPTIVKDFIAIAMVLAAYICGAVGLTGFSRAVFAFARDKGLPSILRHVSPSFRTPAPAIWTCAVVCLLATLYSSAFAALAAGTALFYQLSYGMAILAAMFAKNRSYGPFRLGGWSKPLGIIAIIGGVFIIWVGLNPPTSILLSYFVGILALLVVGWFGFERRRFPGPPRNEAAIRGRQQDILREENALGGV, from the coding sequence ATGGTCGATCGCAGCACTGACGAAATCCTGAAGCGGGATACGGAGACGCTTCATAAGTTTGGCTATGCGCAGGAACTCAGCCGCCGAATGTCCGGCTTCGGCAATTTCGCGCTCTCTTTCATGATTATCGGTCTGTTCTGGGCCGTGTGTATCAATATCCAGCAAGGCTATTCGACCGCCGGCATGATCGGCATCACGGGCATTTGGCTGGTCGGTTGCGTCATCGCCGTGGCGACCGCGGCATCCCTCGGCGAAATCAGTTCCGCGATCCCGACGGCTGGCGGTCTTTATCACTGGTCTTCGGCATTGGGCGGCCGTGGCTGGGGTTGGGCGACCGCCTGGATCAATCTCCTCGCCTATACCTTCGCGGTCGCAGGGTCGGATGTCGCAGTCTATCTGCTGTTCAATCAAATGATCCTGGGCTGGGTCTTCCACATTGACACGTCAAGCTGGGGATATTGGCATCAGGTTGTCGGCGTCGCGATCATTCTCGGCACGCAGGCGGCCCTCAATCATGCCGGCGTGCGCATGCTCGCCCGTATCGGAGAGTTCGGGGCCTATGTGACGCTGGCTGGCGCGGCGCTGCTTGTGGGCGTCATGCTGTGCAACATTCATCCTGGCAATATCGCGCATCTTTTCGATTATAAGAATTACACCGGCGATGCGGGCGGGGGCACGGCGCCGGCGACCCATAACGGCATTCTCGTCTTTGGCTATGCGCTGTTGCTGCCGCTGTGGATCATCACCGCCTATGACGCATCGGCCCACACCTCCGAGGAAACGGTCGATGCCGCGCGGTCCGTGCCGAGGGCGATGATCAGTTCCGCCTTGCTGTCCGCGGGCTTGGGCCTGGTGTTGCTCGTCGTTCTGGCCTTGGCCATGGGCGATCCGGCGGCGATCGCCAAGCAGGGCGGCAATGCCTTCGCAACCTTGTTCAACAACGCGCCCGCGCCAACGATCGTGAAGGACTTCATCGCGATCGCGATGGTGCTCGCGGCCTATATCTGTGGCGCGGTGGGGCTCACTGGCTTCTCCCGCGCCGTTTTTGCCTTTGCGCGCGATAAGGGACTGCCGTCCATTCTGCGGCATGTCTCGCCCAGCTTCAGGACGCCCGCTCCAGCGATTTGGACCTGCGCCGTGGTCTGCCTTCTCGCGACTCTCTATTCATCGGCCTTCGCCGCCTTGGCCGCTGGCACGGCATTATTCTACCAACTCTCCTACGGCATGGCCATTTTGGCCGCCATGTTCGCCAAGAACCGAAGCTATGGCCCGTTTCGGCTGGGCGGCTGGTCTAAACCCCTCGGCATCATCGCCATCATAGGTGGCGTCTTTATCATTTGGGTCGGGTTGAACCCGCCGACGTCGATCCTGCTCAGCTATTTCGTCGGGATTCTCGCTTTGCTGGTGGTGGGGTGGTTCGGCTTCGAGCGCCGTCGCTTCCCGGGGCCGCCTAGGAACGAAGCCGCCATTCGCGGTCGCCAGCAGGACATCCTGCGTGAGGAAAACGCCCTCGGCGGCGTCTAA
- a CDS encoding NAD(P)/FAD-dependent oxidoreductase: MKVVVIGGGAIGVSAASWLLRDGHEVTILDPDPIAEGASFGNAGCLNPSSVVPMSMPGNLPKIPGWLLDPLGPLSIRWRYLPQITPWLIRFLQAGTPARVRDQSAALRGLLHDSVELTMELARNAGAQDLIRRQGHLVVYRSQQAFDGDAMGWQLRRDAGIAFTVLHQEELRQLEPSLSRDYRIGVFFPDNGHTTNPNRLINAMAEAFQRDGGTILRAKATGFAFDGETFCGVQSSHGVIGAEAAVVAAGAYSKALASQLGDTLPLDTERGYHVVIQAPEATPRLPIMDAEGKFVATPMEAGLRLAGTVEFAGLTANPDWRRADKLLTLGGRLFPALSPQYGDQRLTRWMGRRPSMPDSLPVIGLSDRSNRIAYAFGHGHIGLAASARTGLLVSELLGGRTPSVPITAFSPRRFRHGDR, translated from the coding sequence ATGAAGGTTGTCGTGATCGGCGGAGGGGCCATCGGCGTATCCGCGGCCAGTTGGCTGCTGCGCGATGGACATGAGGTGACCATCCTCGATCCCGATCCGATCGCCGAGGGTGCATCCTTCGGCAATGCCGGCTGCCTCAACCCCTCCTCCGTCGTTCCCATGTCGATGCCGGGCAATCTGCCCAAGATCCCCGGTTGGCTTCTGGATCCCTTGGGTCCCCTCTCCATCCGGTGGCGGTATCTGCCTCAGATCACGCCCTGGCTTATTCGCTTCCTCCAAGCCGGAACGCCGGCGCGCGTGCGCGATCAGTCTGCCGCTCTCCGTGGTCTGCTACATGATTCGGTGGAGTTGACGATGGAGCTGGCCCGCAACGCGGGCGCCCAGGATCTGATCCGGCGCCAAGGCCATCTGGTCGTCTATCGCTCGCAGCAGGCCTTCGATGGCGATGCCATGGGATGGCAGCTCCGCCGCGATGCCGGAATCGCCTTTACGGTTCTGCACCAGGAAGAACTTCGCCAGCTGGAACCAAGCCTGTCACGCGACTATCGCATCGGCGTGTTCTTTCCCGACAACGGCCACACGACCAATCCGAACCGACTGATCAATGCCATGGCCGAGGCCTTCCAACGCGATGGCGGGACCATCCTACGCGCGAAAGCCACCGGCTTCGCCTTCGATGGCGAGACCTTTTGCGGCGTTCAGTCCAGCCACGGCGTCATCGGCGCGGAGGCGGCGGTTGTCGCCGCCGGCGCCTATTCCAAGGCGCTGGCATCGCAACTGGGCGACACGCTGCCGCTGGATACCGAGCGTGGCTACCATGTCGTTATCCAAGCGCCGGAAGCCACGCCGAGGCTTCCGATCATGGATGCGGAAGGCAAATTCGTCGCGACACCGATGGAGGCCGGCCTACGCCTGGCCGGCACGGTGGAGTTCGCGGGCTTGACCGCCAATCCAGACTGGCGACGGGCCGATAAGTTGCTGACGCTTGGCGGGCGCCTGTTCCCCGCGCTATCACCGCAGTATGGCGACCAACGCCTGACGCGTTGGATGGGGCGGCGGCCAAGCATGCCGGATTCCCTCCCCGTCATCGGCTTGTCCGATCGCAGCAACCGCATCGCCTATGCTTTCGGCCATGGCCATATCGGGCTGGCCGCCAGCGCCCGCACCGGGCTGCTCGTCTCCGAACTTCTTGGCGGCCGTACCCCGTCAGTCCCGATCACGGCCTTCAGTCCGCGCCGGTTCCGGCACGGCGATCGCTGA
- a CDS encoding LLM class flavin-dependent oxidoreductase, with amino-acid sequence MKLSLFMMPLHTMHRSYPVTLEEDIEAFKLADELGFDEGWCGEHYSSEIEQISSPMMFLAYIASMTKTMKLGTGVVSLPLYHPAQLAAHVALLDNLTKGRLILGIGTGGLGSDFELFGLEGADRQAMMLESLGLMRKIWASGPPYDLPGKFWTIKLRTMVWPELGVGTLPKTFQRPHPPLAVSVSSPNSSSIRVAARNDLMPISANFVAPWVVKTHWDTYTDEMTKLGKDPDGRNWRVARSIHVAETDQEAEDFVKTPGGAYDWYYDYMFQVYERMDAAALLAPVQGMDASQITPAVVRDNFVIYGSPETVARKLLAFREEVGPFGTLMMTAHDWAEKAAMRKSMELLALNVMPNVRKQLL; translated from the coding sequence GTGAAGCTCTCGCTCTTTATGATGCCGTTGCACACGATGCACCGCAGTTATCCAGTAACCCTCGAAGAAGATATCGAGGCCTTTAAGCTTGCCGATGAACTGGGTTTCGATGAAGGCTGGTGCGGAGAGCATTACTCATCGGAGATCGAACAGATTTCCTCGCCGATGATGTTCCTGGCCTATATCGCCAGCATGACCAAAACCATGAAGCTCGGCACGGGCGTGGTCTCTCTGCCGCTCTATCATCCGGCGCAGCTCGCGGCCCATGTCGCCTTGCTCGACAATCTGACCAAGGGTCGCCTGATTCTTGGTATCGGCACCGGGGGCCTAGGCTCTGATTTCGAACTCTTCGGGCTTGAGGGCGCGGATCGTCAGGCCATGATGCTCGAGTCCCTCGGCCTCATGCGAAAAATCTGGGCCTCCGGTCCGCCCTATGATCTGCCGGGCAAGTTCTGGACGATCAAGCTGCGCACCATGGTCTGGCCGGAACTCGGTGTCGGCACCTTGCCCAAGACGTTTCAGCGCCCGCATCCGCCGCTCGCTGTCTCCGTCAGCAGTCCCAATTCAAGCTCGATCCGCGTCGCAGCACGCAACGATCTCATGCCAATTTCGGCAAACTTCGTGGCACCCTGGGTGGTCAAGACCCATTGGGATACGTACACGGATGAGATGACCAAGCTGGGCAAAGACCCGGATGGCCGAAACTGGCGCGTCGCCCGCAGCATTCATGTTGCAGAGACGGATCAGGAGGCTGAGGATTTCGTCAAAACGCCCGGCGGCGCCTATGACTGGTATTACGACTATATGTTCCAGGTCTATGAGCGCATGGATGCGGCGGCCTTGCTGGCTCCGGTCCAGGGGATGGACGCATCCCAGATCACGCCGGCTGTGGTGCGCGACAATTTCGTGATCTACGGCAGCCCTGAAACCGTCGCCCGCAAGTTGCTGGCGTTTCGGGAAGAGGTGGGGCCGTTTGGAACGCTCATGATGACAGCTCATGATTGGGCGGAAAAAGCCGCCATGCGCAAATCGATGGAACTGCTGGCGTTGAACGTCATGCCGAACGTCCGCAAGCAGTTACTGTAG